The DNA segment ATCCTGAAAACGAACGTCTAAGGCGCCGCCAATCGCGCCCGGCGCCAGAAGTGAAGCTCCTGGACCGCGCGCGATGTCGATGCTAGCGACTCCCGAAGTTGTAAGCGCATCCACTCCATAAAAACTCGTAACTGGTGTGTATAATGGAAGACCATCCATAAGCATCGTGGTCTGATTGGCGCCAAGTCCGTTAAGTTGAATTTGTTTGAAACCGCATGAACTACATCCGGTAAGCACACAAATACCGGGTTCCCCGGTAATGGCCTGAGTGAAATCATCAGCGTTCTTTAGAAATATTATTTGTGGTGAAATTACGGTAGTGGGTTGAATGGCATTGGATAGAGCGCCTATGCGCTCTATGTTTTGCTTTCTGCCTCTCACCACAATGTTTTCATTTATTCGGGATGTCGTATCTGTTCTGGCTGACGACAGTGAATCTGATACTTGGTCATTTTGCTGGGCAA comes from the Candidatus Acidiferrales bacterium genome and includes:
- a CDS encoding Plug domain-containing protein, with translation MKTLIMALCCLFLAVTSPQIFAQQNDQVSDSLSSARTDTTSRINENIVVRGRKQNIERIGALSNAIQPTTVISPQIIFLKNADDFTQAITGEPGICVLTGCSSCGFKQIQLNGLGANQTTMLMDGLPLYTPVTSFYGVDALTTSGVASIDIARGPGASLLAPGAIGGALDVRFQD